The Theobroma cacao cultivar B97-61/B2 chromosome 2, Criollo_cocoa_genome_V2, whole genome shotgun sequence genome includes the window CATCAGATCCTCGTAAGAGTTGCTTGCAGCGTTGTACCCATATCTTAtatcatcattggataagACCTACAAGATGAAATAAGTGAACATAATGAGGAGTGTAACTCCAAAAATGTTTTACACCCCAGTCAATGCTTGAAGCAAATATGATGTGCTGCTGAAGTTCACAGACCTTCCCTACAACAACACTGCCATTAACACCAGCATTTTTGGCAATTAGTTTTGTTGGATAACTTAATGCTCTCTTGAAGATCTCAGCTCCAATCTGCTCACATTTGTAAATATAAGATCATAATAATATGGATATCTCTGTAGATAATAGAGACTGAAGGCATATGCGATATATTTATCTTAAATGATGCGTGTTGACAgagaaatttggagtttgatTGATGGATGTATTAACACAACTATTGGATATGGATCATGcctaatgatttaattaatcatgcTGATAAGGTGACAATCGATCACAATTTTTGTCCTGTGCTCTTAGTCTTTGTTCAACAACCAACTTAAACAACTAActttaagaaagaaaactaagaaaaaatttagataCCTTTTGTTCTTGGTTGTCCAACAGGCTTTTAATGCCATCTACCTTCGCAGATAGTCTCAAGAGGATACAGCCACCACCAACTACAACACCTTCCTCTATAGCTGCCTGCATTTTACCAAGTCAGAAGCTTGTTTCTTATAATTTGAAAGTCAATCACTTAAGAGACAGGTAATGATGGCAAACTACTCACGATTGATTTGGCAGAACTTAATGTGAGAAATAACGAAATTCCATGTTTATACTGTTGGGAGAATTAAAGATGAGGAGATAACTCTCAAGTTCTCAATATAAATCAGGAACATGCcatttagaaagaaaaaaatcaggAACATGCTTAGTACTTGTGCTCTGAATTGAGGGTTTATTCTGGTAGATCAACCATACCATGAGAATGTAGGATACCACTGATCCTGGATTTCCTTGATAGTTTACAAGAGGTAAAATCCCTGAATTTGCTTTATGACAATGACTTATAATATCAGCAGATAAACTAGATAAGTAACTTATTTACCTTTGTTGCATTCAAAGCGTCTTCAATTCTGAGTTGTTTGTCCTTCAACTCAACTTGTGTTTGTGCTCCAACCTAAGATTCAATCAATGACATGAAATATATCTGCATTTAAGTTTTTCGACATTCCTAGAGTATCTAGATGTTTCATTGCTAAAAATTATAAGTATATTAGCTCACCTGAAGAATAGCAATTCGTCCTGATAATTGGGCAATTCTGTCATTGAGTAtcttcttttgaaaattttcttctgTGTTCTGCAAAATAAGTACTTAAATCACTTTTCACAGAGAATACTAGACACctattttcttcaatattttAGAAATATCATTAGGGGAAAATATGTAGATTTCTACATCTTAATTAAGCTATAAGATTTCCTTTCCTCCCTCACCCTCGTATTCTGTAATCAATTTTAAACCTGAGGCATTAAGAGTTTTCCTTATAGCCATTGAAAATTTGCAATATGCTAGCTAACATTAGTAGCTCTTTCtgatttgatttatttacATGGTGGAAAATGCATCTTGTACAATTGTGAGGCTGTAGTAATGACAATTAACACAACATGGACTAATATATAGAGGATAGGTGATTGTATAATACTTAACAGTACAATTGATAGAGCAATATGGAACTGTCATAATAGACAGAGTTTCCAAGGAGGGCTTGTTCCAGTGGTAAAAGGATGGGCTGAGGTGTTGAGAGGTCCTAGTTTCCATACCACTGTATGCATTGTGTGTTGCGTTACTGATTAcgcaaagaagaaaaaaccaagAATGTTATATGCACCTCGACCAGTCTTTCTATCTGAGAAACTCTTTTCTGAACAGCTTCTCGTGTATTTCCATCACTAACCACATATGTAGAATCCTTAGTTATCACAACCTTAGTAGCAGTGCCCAATACCTCCTTCCCAGCCCTATCTAGGGTCAAACCCATATCATCTCTGATTACAGTTGCTGAAAAGAAGATCAACATGTGAAAAGcctataaaaaataattaaatactgTAAAGAAGCAAAATGTTCAGGAATCTGAAGAATTCCATGGGAGAAGGATGGCAATTTAATTTGCTTGCAGAAGTGATTTTACTACAGattcaaaaagaaagcaaTATGATCCAAATAATCTGAGGAATAAGGTCCCCTTAATCTTTGACCTGAATTCTAAACAATACATTTTTATCCTGCCGTAGTAAATAAACAGAGGAGCCAGCAAGTTTCAAGGCCAACTCCTGATATGAACCTTTTTCCTCACAAATAGGCAGTAGGTCATTATAGTCCTTTCTACTAGTAGTATATGCTTAGTgaaaatatattcttttatgcTTAGAGCTTGAAATTGCACTTCATTACTAGCACAAAGATCTCAGATAAAGTAAAGAATTCATTGCTGAatccaaaataaattcatagaCAAGCATTCAATGGTTAAACGCATATAACAATAATAACAGTTGTCAAAGCTATTGCACTTAATTATTGGGTATGTATAGCTTCTTTTCTCTACCCTCTGGGATCATATTCCACtgtaaataattatttatgccTGAAGATGCTATATATCCACTGAAATATATTGAGCCATTTCATTTGCAGTGACTGGTACACTTGAGAACATTCAATATGCAGTAAGTGGTAAACTTGAGAacgttatttaatttgtttccaGTATTGTCAGGATAAAATAAACTTGGCTAGCTGATGGAACTGATATATAGACATTTCTAATGTAAGAGCTGACTTGAATATCAGTATTTGTTACCTCCGGTCAAGATAGCAATATCGTCCAAGCAGTGGCTCTTGCGCTCACCAAAGGCAGGGGCCTTAATAGCAGCTGCCTTCAGCACACCCTTGAGTTTGTTCCTAATAACTGGAGCAAGAGCTTCCTGCTCAATATCCTCCGCAACTATCACAATAGGGTACTTCTCTTTAACAGCACTgtccaaaattttaaacatcTCCTTTGGATGTGTGATTTTTTTATCAACCAATAGCAACTGCAATCAAGGATTTCATACCTCTAATCACTTTATAGAACATATGTCATGTTTTAAATACCTAAAGTTCATACCTTGCAATTGTGGAACTCAACAATCCTCTTTTCTGGATCAGTGACAAAGTAAGGGGACAAATATCCTCTATCAAGCTGCATTCCTTCCACAATTTGTAGACTGTTCTCAgtacattttcctttttcaattttgactACACCCCTCCTTCCCACATGTTGAAGAGCGTCAGAGATCATTTTTCCTACAGTATAGTCATTCCCAGCACTAACAGCAGCAACATGTGCAAGTTCACAATCCTCAACCTGCAATATATTATCCATTCGCACATAAGGCATGCCTGAGATAATCTCAACTCAGCTTCTCGGAACATATATGAAATATCATTTCCATTTCCAGTAATAATTGGAACATAgaggggttttttttttttgagtggAAAAGAAGGCAATTAAAAAAGTTCTGCACCTCTCTGGACATCAATTTGAGTTCAGAAACAAGGGCATTTGCTGTCTTCTCAATCCCTCGGGCAATTTGAATTGGATTCATTCCAGCTGAAATTACCTGGAAGAAACAGAATTATTGATTATAAAAGTTGACAGAACTCCCATTTGAAGCTATACAAACCAGAAGCGTACTTAATAAATTGAAATCACAAATACACTTGAATGGGATGATCAGATTGAAATTGTAGCTTCATAGTACCATCTGATTCTTACCTTCACACCTTCTGTAATTAGACCATGAGCAAGGACTATAGATGTAGTGCAACCATCACCAGCAAGGTCATTTGTTTTTGCACCGGCTTGCCTCACTAATTTAACACCAACATTCTCCAACGGATCCTCCAACTCAATCTAAACAATTGAGATACgattcagaaaaaaaaaagaaccaaaCTGTATTAAGTTTGAACTACAAGGGGTCATTTTACTCTTCGTTCCTGATATTAGCTTATGCAGCTGTACTAATGCATCTTCAAATATCactaaatttatttgaatgcccaaataaacaactaaaTGATAATGACCTTTCATGATAAATCATAGGAAGAGTTTCTGAACATATCCATATTGGTTGAATACCCTGGTGAACAATACATCAACATGAGAAGAGAAATGCAGAAAGGTCTTCTGTGATTCTTTTTAAGTTGCTTCTAGCATTAAACAAACCATATTTGAGAATGTGCAACAAAGATTAAATAGCATATTAATACTCCAAAAACAAGAGCCCCTGAAGTACCAATTTCTGACAGTCCATTATTTTCAAGCAATTTATGCTGGTTATCTTCAATAGCTCTTGATATATTATCCTAATTTACAGACTCCTGTAAATTTCCAGCTAAAGGAATTAGCTACAACAATTCAAGAAgataaaaaccaaaattttttggGGTATTAATGAAAACTCCAATTGCCATATCAAGAAAGGAGCAAAAAACAAAGGGTAAAGAAGTGATGGAGTGATGGGTCCAAGTAGAAAATAGAAAACCTGCTTGAGAACAGTTTCTCCATCATTAACAATCTTGGGAGGTCCGTACTTGTTTTGCAGAACCACATTTCTTCCCTTCGGTCCCAATGTAACCCCAATAAGCTCTGCCACTTTGTCTACACCTGCCTGGATAGTAccaacaaagaaagaagaacaGAACAcgatgaaataaaaaaagaaaagaaagccaTCTGGATGTAAGCTTAAGTTTTAGTGATCAGAGTCAGTTGAATGTAATGTGCTTTGATCATAGACAGTGACCTGAAGCTTCTTAGTGGCAGACCCATCATGGTTGAAGTAAATCTCTTTGGCCACGGGTCTGGGTTTTTTCCGGATGGGATAATGTGAAGCTGATGCCTTCTTGGTTCTGGGCAGTGTTGGGTTGGCGAAAGATATTCCAGAGATTGGAGCCGGCGAAGATGCCATGATTGAGTTTTTGGATTGATGGTTTTCGAAAAACAGTTGATATTCatagatatatatacatgGATAGTATCCTAACAATAGGAAGAAGGAAACTAACAGGATAACGAGAAAATATCTTGCAGTTGTTGTTGGCGCTATTCCATGGCTACAAGAATAGCCTGCCTGCCTGCTCATTGGATCGGAGTTTTCCATGGACTGGGCCTAGACCGGTTCAAGTCGGGCTTTAAGTAGGGTTCATACCTACAAATGTAAGCTTCGACTTCGGCATgggttgaatttttttacataatatttaaaaaaattaaattatattattaaatttttaaataaatttttatttttattatatttaatcaaatttttatatttttatttcaaaataaataaaattttatcactacaaattgattaaatattattaattaaaatactacTAGTCATTTTATGTCATGTAATACTGACGTGACGtgttaatatgttataataaattttaatttgagatATCGATATAATCATGTCTTATTGTCACTTGggtataaaaataacaagtaaTTGACTGCTAgttattaaaacttatttgacataaaataaaaattataaaaatttaattaaatataataaaagaataaaaatttatttaaattttatcgAATAAGTTAAGGATTTTacaagtattattattttttatttgacaaAGAGAGATTCCGAAAAATAATCACTTAATAATATCTAAAtttaagtaaaaatatatttgaataaaatataatacaaATTTAGAAGTTTtgccttttaagtttttgCTTTACTAccattcttaaaaaaataaaaaataaataacaaaacctaaataataaaaacataaactaAACAAGAAGTAATATTTCTTATATAAAcgaaaaattagaaaaaaggaaagcttagataatttaattttttatcattagataaaatgaaaacattaaattgaattttttaagatGAACATTCAATCGAAAATCAATTAACAATAAGAGAAGTAATCATTAttctatttatatatatttaaaataccttcaacttaataaatgtaaaattttttttatcactaTTCTGATACTCTCTCATTCGTAAAGAAACAAACGTAACATGTAACGACTCTTCATGAAAAGAACGACAATAGAGATTACTATTTGTTATAATatcattataaattattttaaaatgatatttaatataaaattaatcaataataaataaaatatcataaaataatgtgtttttttttatttcattgaaATACCTTGAAATGCTAAATTGCTTAGTCAATTCATAAATATCATCGCATTGTTCTCGACATGTttaataaattgttttaatctttttatagCTTGTCGGTGAGTACTACctcgtttttatgattttgataaataaaatatagacctgaaatttaattataaaatttacttataaagttaaaaaaaattactgctgatgtattattattattataatatttattttgatatcCTAAAAATTTACCCGAGTACCCTAATGATTTGACAGTTGTGTACCACATGCGGGAGAGCTTGGTATCTATTTTACACCTGCATGTTCAGCTAGCTTGCCATCGCACACTGCTCTGCAATTCTGCATcatcatccaaagaaaaaaaaaaaaatattttgatacgGTTCTCAATGATGTCGATCAATGGCGATGTTTCCTAGGAAAAAGTCACCCATGACTTCCCCCACAACTGGGTATTGCCAATCTTTTGACTTTTTGCTTTTATGATTTCAATGCTTCATTCATGGAACCTAAGGTGAATTGCCCTCACCAACAGTCGTACATAGTGCTACTAATATAAATGATGGCTGCAGCCCTGGTCTAGCTATACCATTACCCCCTATTTAGACATAGCTCAACCCATTCCTCCGAGCTCTCTTTAaactgaaaaaggaaaaaaaaaaggaaaaagcatGGCAAAGAGTAAGACCTTCGCGTTCTTGATGTTGGCTTTGCTTGTGCTATCTACAGCACAGAGCAGGCTTCTGTCAACCAGTATTCTGCAACAAAGTGATGAACCTCAGATGCCATTTTCTTTACCAGTAAGTATTGTTTCCTGGGAAATGATGTTGTTGTTGGTTTTGGTGGGCATATTTTGACAGGGGTTTTGTATGTTGACGATTTACAGGAATCAAGTTACAGTGATGATGAGTGCAAAGGTTTGGatggtgaagaatgtctgatTAGGAGGTCCTTGGCTGCTCATACGGATTATATTTACACCCAAGAAAAAGATGAGCCATGATCCTCTTGTTTGCTTCTTTACTCTTGTAATGTTTTACCAATGGAAAGTAATCAAACTCATTTTTTGAACTGCTTACTTTTTGATGTTGATTTTACCATTCACTTAAACTCTTATGTACTCTATTCAAGCTATGGCCCTGTAAATTGTAATGAGCCTGTGTTATATGATAGGACTAAATATTTGAACACAAGAACAGAGAATTCAATCTTTAATTCTCATGTAGGCGTTAATTTTGTAATTGGCTCTTGATCAGGTCAGGTGTTGTACCATAAGTAAATAGCAAGAGCATGTGGGTTGACGGTGGATTATCCTTGAGATAGTGGGATGATCTGTCAAATTTCTATCATTAGGAAAATCTTTGGTAAAATATCATGATTTTCTAGTTGTAATTGTACACGGCTCCATTAAATATTcgaaatgaattattttttttacaaaaatatatttcgTTGAACacataaatttaattgttagttaattgttaatatttttttgttagtttGATAATGTGGTAATATCtttttagataattttattttttattaattttaaaaattatcaaattatataaattataatttttaatttttaaattttttttcttattcaaaaaaaaattctctaacTTACCTTTTGTCGATGGTCACCTCGAGATTAGATCTGGTTGAGGAGCATCAGATTCGACTAAATTTTGCTCCCAAGGGAAACATTGATCTAGTGCTCCCTTGGGATGTGTGGCTAAAAGAGCTCGACCAAATCATGCTTCTCTAGGGAGATCCGATTAGATCTTGTTATAGGGTGATTGATCGATGTAATAAAGCATTATCAGTCGacttgagagaaaaaaaaaaaataaataaaaaaaatatattttacacatttcatatttacatgttaacaaatgatgaattatttattttaaatattaatagatTCACATAAAACTacgattaaaattttatgaaattagaGTATTTTACTCAAACTCTTTTCAAGTTGCTGTTCTAACAGTCAAAACCCAACCAATATCTTAAATTGGACATGCTAGGAAGTCATGGTCCAAGGCTCCAACCTTTAGTGGGAAGACGTGCTCTGAGAATTGAACCTAGTTTCTTCCTTGGGTCAATTGGGCACTTAGCCCTGAAGTTTATTGGGCTTCAGATTTTCCGAGAGCTGAGATCCTGAAGCTAACAGAACTCTTGCATGCATTAATCAAGACTGAATGGATTTGtctgtttttatttgaataaagtCCTTACTTCTGAGATCCTAGGACAAGTCCAATGCTTTGCTAGATTCCCTTTCCTTGGCGCCGAAATCACTAGATAACTGAAAACTGAAATTGGGCTGGAACCCAGCACTACTTGTAAAGGATTTCAAGGCGTGCCTGTTTCCGTTTTTTCACTGTCATTTTTTTCAGTTCCAGACTTTTTTAAGGACTTATTAGTGTAGATTAGATTGTTTATTTCATAGTAAAATAGCATTACCATATTCTAATTGCATCCCTTGTTCACATTGTGAGGTGAGAGGAGTTCATGATTTCTTGCCTTCTAGGTCATAagagtaaatttttttagttaggTTACAGTGATCCTTGATGCTGTCCTTATTGCCAAGTGTCGTCTCTAGAACTGAACTATGGGTTTACCTGCTATCATCACCACCACTGATTGTTCAGGATGATTTAATACAATTTTCAACTAGATTATATAGATTTATGTTGACCTAGCAATAGTTCTCTTGGATCATTATGGTAAGGATAAGCACATTTGATTGCCTAGGAACTAGAATCAATCATTTAAGTTCATGCATTTAAGAAGTGCCTTTagcattctttcttttcatattGATGTGTCTCTCTGTAAATGGTAACCAAGAACCATCAAGATGAGAaaccaaaaagagaaaaagaaaaaaggctgACATGGGGTCATTGAATTTGGGGGGAACTGACTCTGCATTCTacaattgagaaaattttccattaaGATATACATGCATGTGGGTGTGTCTGTTCTTGTCCGTTATGGGGAAAAAAGAACAGCATTTTTGCGGTGAGTAAATTGAGTTTCAACTTAAGCCTCTTCAGCAAGATTATAAGTAGGTGACTAAagtattgatttaattttattaatgatcACTGTCATTACTATTTGATCCCACCAATCACCACATGCTGTTCATTATTATTGTTTGGATTCCTTATTCTGAAAAGACTAGCTTGAATATTGTACTGTACACTTGATATGCTGCTTAATCTGGATGGCCCATTGATCCCTTAAAAAAGATATTCTGATTCTTGAGCCCCAAAGATGcattctttgaatttttctggAACTATGGTCTGATACTTTCTGAAATACTATTAACTTTAGAATATCATAAAAGCAAAGCAGTTGAAGATTATACAAGAATCATGCAAATTCACAATCTCAACATACAGGATGGCTTATGATTTCATGGACATATTGTTGTGAGAATCAATGAAACTTAAGAACTTATTTTTGGTCAGGTAAACAGTATCGCACTAAGCAGCAGATTTGTTCACTGCTGTAGAGTTTTCAGCCAACAGACAGGTAAAGAAAGGAACTATAAGTACCAATAAAACAATCATCCATAAAGATTAAGAGATGCGTAAATAAGAAACGGTCTAACTGTAGCCTGCATTACCTTTTTATGTGTAAAGAACAAACAAAGCCTGGTTGTTTCCATTTATGCAGAAACTGACGCCATGTCTTGGAAGATTATCCATAACATAGGTGCAAGCACGAATTTCACGATCATCCACGTAGCAACGAGAAAGCAACAGAGATATGGATAGGACTTACTAGTGCAGTTGGTTCTGGCATTCTGTAAAAGGGAACTGTTCAAGCAGCACCTGAACCGTAGGCTGCGGTTGATGTCGCCTTCATTTTGGTGAAAACAATGTAAGCTGGGTTGAACCTAAGCTAGGCAGGCAAATCGGTGCCCTCACAGAAAGCTGAAAATAGTACTTTTGGGTATGTTAGTGGATAGccttttcaaatgttttgcTTGGTATAGTAGTTATTTGAATGATGAGCCACTACTAGCAGCACTTCCACCACCATTTGTCCTCTTGCCCCTGTTATTGTGAGCAACACTGGAGATTTTACTGGCTATGGGGCCTCCTTGTGGCATGACTGGATCCTGTTCACATAAGGGCCACCACTCTAAAAGCAACTTGTTTCTTAACCATTGTACAGGGCacatggaaaaagaaaagaaaaatgttacTTCCCCTTATGGCAGTAAAATTGttgaaatataattcatattaGGCGTCAGGATTTCTTTCTTTAGTCTCTCAGTGCTATTTACTGTTAGTCTCTCAGTGCTATTTACTGTTCTTTCTTTAATCCATATCTCAGGTGAAATTCTATAAACAGAGTTTGGTGGGGTTCGTAAAATGATTAATAGATAAAGGTCATGATTGAGTGTTTGATTTGTTTCTGATGGACCATTGCAGGTATCATTTTCACATATTATGCTCTGGAATGTTATGCGGCGATAAGAGCTGCAAACAGTTGCTTCAGACTATGGATTGTGTAGGTGACGTATGTAAACCAGTAAGCTGAGTTAGGATGAAATGATCAAAAGATGTTATTGCATGGTTTAATTCTAATCTCATACAGCTCAAACTAAGCCAAAAGCTTGATTAATAACCGTAGCAAACTGAGGAACACAGAATAGTTATATATGGCAAGATAGCTCTCATCTCAATGAAGCAAGTCTACAGAGTTAGCAATTGATTGGTTTGTTGACTCGGCTCTCAGGTGAGCAGTGTTGCAGGGAATGTCTTCCAGCTCTCTCAAAGCAAGAGAATAAGGACTACCAATTTTTAGGTCAGTCAGCATTTGGCGAAGATCGGAGGCTTCTTCCTTGAGCCTTGCATTTTCTTGAAGAACTAGGTCATGGCACTCTGATACATGATTCAACTTGTCCATGAGACTGTGGTTCTCGTTGCGAAGCCTAATCACCTGTGACCAAAGTTCATCCAGGTGCTTCTGTTTCCG containing:
- the LOC18610133 gene encoding chaperonin 60 subunit beta 4, chloroplastic produces the protein MASSPAPISGISFANPTLPRTKKASASHYPIRKKPRPVAKEIYFNHDGSATKKLQAGVDKVAELIGVTLGPKGRNVVLQNKYGPPKIVNDGETVLKQIELEDPLENVGVKLVRQAGAKTNDLAGDGCTTSIVLAHGLITEGVKVISAGMNPIQIARGIEKTANALVSELKLMSREVEDCELAHVAAVSAGNDYTVGKMISDALQHVGRRGVVKIEKGKCTENSLQIVEGMQLDRGYLSPYFVTDPEKRIVEFHNCKLLLVDKKITHPKEMFKILDSAVKEKYPIVIVAEDIEQEALAPVIRNKLKGVLKAAAIKAPAFGERKSHCLDDIAILTGATVIRDDMGLTLDRAGKEVLGTATKVVITKDSTYVVSDGNTREAVQKRVSQIERLVENTEENFQKKILNDRIAQLSGRIAILQVGAQTQVELKDKQLRIEDALNATKAAIEEGVVVGGGCILLRLSAKVDGIKSLLDNQEQKIGAEIFKRALSYPTKLIAKNAGVNGSVVVGKVLSNDDIRYGYNAASNSYEDLMKAGIMDPTKVVRCCLENAASVAKTFLTSDAVVVDIVDIKEFKSIPKRKKMPKLTSSVFPKQLLPMYR
- the LOC18610134 gene encoding phytosulfokines, with amino-acid sequence MAKSKTFAFLMLALLVLSTAQSRLLSTSILQQSDEPQMPFSLPESSYSDDECKGLDGEECLIRRSLAAHTDYIYTQEKDEP
- the LOC18610136 gene encoding basic leucine zipper 43 is translated as MIPGELTGLRYLAPENPILIPANLGMMQNTIPDFNFNRFLSNLPISHIPLPAHEFTAQSSSISNHSTSDEAEEHQLSIIDERKQRRMISNRESARRSRMRKQKHLDELWSQVIRLRNENHSLMDKLNHVSECHDLVLQENARLKEEASDLRQMLTDLKIGSPYSLALRELEDIPCNTAHLRAESTNQSIANSVDLLH